Proteins encoded in a region of the Candidatus Paceibacterota bacterium genome:
- the ligA gene encoding NAD-dependent DNA ligase LigA → MDSAGKVKERIAKLREAIEKYRYSYHVLDKDMVAPEVLDSLKKELFDLEALYPELITPDSPTQRVAGKPLAEFKKVKHSLPMLSLNDAFSREDMEAWYASIIKLLPGVNDLDFYCEQKFDGLAMSFIYRKGLFTEGSTRGDGYTGEDVTQNLKTIEAIPLRLHDKETAIIELKRLGLTKAVQKLEKDWPETIEIRGEVFLTKKEFLRLNKEREKENLPLYANPRNLVAGSIRQLDPKITAERKLDAYGYILVTDLGQTTHEEEHLIMKALGFKTNPHNALEHNLEGVYKFYEQLGKERDNLEYEIDGTVINVNEIKFQKILGVVGKAPRWAIAYKFAPRQASTIVEDISVQVGRTGVITPVAHLKPVLVGGTVITRSTLHNKEEIKRLGLKIGDTVIVTRAGDVIPKITEVLPDLRTGEEKDFVMPKECPECHTKVVLSTDNILTICPNKHCPARDRNRLYHFTSKAAFDIKGLGRKILDKLVDAGLIEDVDDIFTLSTDDLKSLPGFGDLSAFNLIDTITKKRVISLEKFLVSLSISHIGDQNAYLVADYLTKQAEWRKLTIKSPRDIWLVGTQIGAQEWQTINAFGPKIGESLADYFSHSENQELLEKLSSNGITLTLKTVSRHLAWHNVSFVFTGTLSQMNRDQAENEVKVLGGKVSGSVTAKTNYLVYGENPGSKYTKALNLGVPMLSERDFLELLAKVKKET, encoded by the coding sequence ATGGACAGCGCAGGCAAGGTTAAAGAAAGAATAGCGAAACTAAGAGAGGCTATAGAAAAATACCGCTATAGTTATCATGTCTTAGATAAAGATATGGTAGCTCCGGAAGTTTTAGATTCTTTAAAGAAAGAGCTCTTTGATTTGGAGGCGCTTTATCCCGAGCTGATTACGCCAGATTCTCCAACTCAGAGGGTGGCCGGAAAACCTTTAGCCGAATTTAAAAAAGTGAAACATTCTCTGCCAATGCTTTCTTTAAATGATGCTTTTAGCCGAGAAGATATGGAGGCTTGGTACGCTAGTATTATCAAACTTTTGCCAGGCGTAAATGATTTAGATTTTTATTGCGAACAAAAGTTTGATGGATTGGCCATGTCTTTTATATATAGGAAAGGATTATTTACGGAGGGCTCTACTAGAGGTGATGGTTATACAGGGGAGGACGTTACTCAAAATTTAAAAACTATTGAAGCTATTCCTTTGCGCTTGCATGATAAAGAAACTGCTATTATTGAGCTAAAAAGGCTAGGGTTAACAAAAGCTGTCCAAAAGCTTGAAAAAGATTGGCCTGAAACGATTGAAATACGGGGGGAGGTATTCTTAACTAAAAAGGAATTTCTGCGTCTGAACAAAGAGAGAGAAAAGGAAAACTTGCCCTTATATGCGAACCCAAGAAATTTAGTGGCTGGTTCTATTAGACAATTAGACCCTAAAATAACAGCCGAGAGAAAATTGGATGCTTATGGCTATATTTTGGTAACCGACCTAGGTCAAACTACTCACGAAGAAGAGCACCTTATAATGAAGGCACTGGGATTTAAAACTAACCCCCATAATGCCTTAGAGCATAACCTAGAGGGCGTTTATAAATTTTATGAGCAATTGGGGAAAGAAAGGGATAACCTCGAATATGAGATAGACGGAACGGTTATTAATGTTAATGAAATAAAATTTCAAAAAATCTTGGGCGTAGTAGGCAAAGCCCCTCGGTGGGCTATTGCCTATAAGTTTGCCCCTAGGCAGGCCTCTACTATAGTGGAAGACATTTCGGTACAAGTGGGGAGAACAGGGGTGATTACGCCCGTAGCCCATTTAAAGCCAGTTTTGGTTGGTGGAACAGTTATCACACGTTCTACCTTGCATAATAAAGAGGAAATTAAAAGGCTGGGGCTTAAAATAGGCGATACAGTAATAGTGACTAGAGCCGGAGATGTTATTCCTAAAATTACAGAGGTATTGCCGGATCTAAGAACAGGAGAAGAAAAAGATTTTGTTATGCCCAAAGAATGCCCCGAGTGCCATACCAAAGTAGTTTTGAGCACTGATAATATTTTAACGATTTGTCCTAATAAGCATTGCCCTGCTCGCGATAGAAATCGCCTTTATCATTTTACTTCTAAAGCAGCTTTTGATATTAAAGGCCTGGGAAGAAAAATTTTAGATAAATTGGTTGATGCCGGGCTGATTGAGGATGTTGACGATATTTTTACCTTGAGCACCGATGACCTTAAAAGCTTACCAGGTTTTGGCGACTTATCGGCTTTTAATTTAATAGATACTATTACTAAAAAAAGGGTTATTAGTTTAGAAAAATTTTTAGTATCATTGAGCATTAGTCATATTGGAGACCAGAATGCTTATTTAGTAGCTGATTATTTAACCAAACAAGCAGAGTGGCGCAAACTGACCATTAAATCTCCCAGAGATATTTGGCTAGTAGGCACCCAAATAGGTGCGCAAGAATGGCAAACTATTAATGCTTTTGGTCCAAAAATTGGTGAGAGTTTGGCCGACTATTTTTCTCACAGTGAAAATCAAGAACTTCTAGAAAAATTGAGCTCTAACGGCATAACCCTTACTTTAAAAACAGTTAGTCGCCATTTGGCTTGGCATAATGTTTCTTTCGTTTTTACTGGTACGCTAAGCCAAATGAACCGTGATCAGGCTGAAAATGAGGTTAAGGTTTTGGGAGGTAAAGTCAGCGGCAGCGTAACTGCGAAAACCAATTATTTGGTATATGGAGAGAATCCAGGCAGTAAATATACCAAAGCTCTGAACTTGGGCGTCCCCATGTTATCAGAACGAGATTTCTTGGAACTTTTAGCTAAGGTCAAAAAGGAAACTTAA
- a CDS encoding prepilin-type N-terminal cleavage/methylation domain-containing protein, giving the protein MPKKLFSQKSGFTLVESLVSITVFLVVVTMISSIYVSFIKQERKLYSFLKTENNIRFALDYIGRDIRMAHD; this is encoded by the coding sequence ATGCCTAAAAAATTGTTTTCCCAAAAATCAGGATTTACTTTAGTGGAATCTCTTGTATCAATCACTGTTTTTTTGGTGGTGGTAACAATGATTAGCTCCATCTATGTTAGTTTTATCAAGCAGGAAAGAAAACTTTATTCCTTCTTAAAAACGGAAAATAATATTCGCTTTGCTTTGGATTATATAGGCAGGGATATTCGCATGGCCCATGATT
- a CDS encoding prepilin-type N-terminal cleavage/methylation domain-containing protein, translating into MNKKTFNSRNGFSLIEALIAVAILVVGILSAFLLLIRTTATVPAMQARLTATGLAQEGIEEVRSLRDADFIQGNIFKTFLNNKDCSQASGGCNISINDSGTVQLLQESEKPLKFDENKYLYSYYSGTPSIFSRRIIIDSDASHKDYIEVTVTVKYNIKGTAQTVVAKDRLYNWLNPNS; encoded by the coding sequence ATGAATAAAAAAACTTTCAATTCTCGAAATGGTTTTAGCCTCATAGAAGCCCTGATAGCAGTAGCCATTTTAGTGGTGGGTATTTTAAGCGCTTTCCTTCTACTTATAAGAACAACCGCGACAGTGCCTGCTATGCAGGCGCGCTTGACAGCTACCGGTTTGGCCCAAGAGGGTATAGAGGAAGTTAGGTCTTTGCGTGATGCCGATTTTATTCAAGGCAACATTTTTAAAACATTTTTGAATAATAAAGATTGCAGCCAAGCTAGTGGCGGATGCAATATAAGCATAAATGATAGTGGTACAGTCCAATTGCTTCAAGAAAGTGAAAAGCCATTGAAATTTGATGAGAATAAATATTTATACTCATATTATTCTGGTACGCCTAGTATTTTTTCGCGGCGAATTATAATTGATAGTGATGCTAGCCATAAAGATTATATAGAGGTTACGGTAACGGTGAAATACAATATTAAAGGTACTGCCCAAACAGTGGTAGCTAAAGATCGACTTTATAATTGGTTAAATCCTAACTCTTAA
- a CDS encoding prepilin-type N-terminal cleavage/methylation domain-containing protein, with protein sequence MLGANRQLYRQPDARKRAGFTLVELLVTMSMMAIVTASIFGYSRNNENQNNLNRAEQRLMFEIRRAENLAMNNAKNVNDTLEGKWVRWGILVNNANSYDIVSQTCDLTAIPGGSGDDKGACSIPHTPVSLETIKLPTGMVISANTPSLYFLAPEPVVYKEYAKLELNTPMADFPTFILKNSLSSNEPANTRTIRVTPIGQINGD encoded by the coding sequence ATGCTAGGAGCTAACAGACAACTGTATAGGCAGCCTGATGCGCGAAAACGCGCCGGTTTTACGTTAGTGGAGCTTTTAGTGACTATGTCTATGATGGCTATAGTAACTGCCAGTATTTTTGGTTATTCTCGTAACAATGAAAATCAAAATAATTTAAACAGGGCAGAACAAAGGCTGATGTTTGAAATAAGAAGGGCGGAAAATTTAGCTATGAACAATGCCAAGAATGTTAATGATACCTTAGAAGGTAAGTGGGTGCGATGGGGTATTCTGGTAAATAATGCCAATAGTTATGATATTGTTTCCCAAACGTGTGACTTAACCGCTATCCCTGGGGGAAGCGGGGATGACAAAGGGGCTTGCAGTATTCCTCATACGCCAGTTTCCCTAGAAACAATAAAATTGCCAACGGGAATGGTAATAAGCGCCAATACTCCAAGCCTTTATTTTCTAGCTCCTGAGCCTGTGGTTTATAAAGAATATGCTAAACTCGAGCTAAATACACCAATGGCTGATTTTCCCACCTTCATTTTGAAAAATAGTTTAAGTTCTAATGAACCAGCCAATACTCGAACTATAAGAGTGACGCCTATTGGACAAATTAATGGTGACTAA
- a CDS encoding prepilin peptidase: MSNLFWLIASFVFGTIIGSFVNVAVLRGEKDESLNGRSHCMTCGHTLSPWDLVPVFSYLFLRRRCRYCHQPISSFYFWNELLMGGVFALITERILRFSFISIMFRYASFGIGEKVMLCSQIAFWLAFFSALVAIAIFDLRNYLIPDTFLYVASGILGLNLITKFILSLSRTKWLYLRSGLKFLGVNEAVFFAGNEWLGILIGAVIGFVVLGLLAYGSHGKAMGYGDPILGLLLGAAFGPVGIVLVLTIAFLLGGIIGTILIFFKRKGFQSFLPFAPFLAASSLLVFIAGDYILTFYVKIFGLIA; encoded by the coding sequence ATGTCTAATTTGTTTTGGCTTATTGCTAGCTTTGTTTTTGGTACTATCATAGGCAGTTTTGTAAATGTAGCGGTTCTAAGGGGAGAAAAAGATGAAAGCCTCAATGGCCGTTCCCATTGTATGACTTGCGGGCATACCCTGAGCCCTTGGGATTTGGTTCCCGTTTTTAGTTATTTATTTCTCAGAAGGAGATGCCGTTACTGCCATCAACCCATAAGCTCTTTTTATTTTTGGAATGAGCTCCTAATGGGAGGGGTTTTTGCGCTAATTACTGAGCGTATTTTGCGTTTTAGCTTCATTAGCATCATGTTTAGATATGCGTCCTTTGGAATCGGGGAGAAGGTCATGCTCTGCAGCCAAATTGCCTTCTGGCTGGCTTTCTTCAGCGCCTTAGTGGCTATTGCTATTTTTGATTTAAGAAACTATCTTATTCCAGATACATTTCTCTATGTGGCTTCCGGTATTTTGGGGTTGAATTTAATCACAAAATTTATTCTCTCACTCAGCCGAACAAAGTGGCTCTATTTGCGTTCGGGATTAAAATTTCTAGGTGTTAATGAAGCGGTATTTTTTGCCGGTAACGAATGGTTAGGTATTCTTATAGGGGCAGTAATTGGTTTTGTTGTTTTGGGGCTTTTAGCTTACGGTTCACACGGAAAAGCGATGGGTTATGGCGATCCCATTTTGGGGTTGCTTTTGGGGGCAGCTTTTGGTCCGGTGGGTATAGTCTTAGTTTTAACTATAGCCTTTCTTTTAGGAGGAATTATAGGCACGATACTTATTTTCTTTAAAAGGAAGGGCTTTCAGAGCTTTTTGCCCTTTGCCCCCTTTTTGGCAGCGAGCAGTTTGTTGGTTTTTATTGCCGGGGATTATATTTTGACATTTTATGTTAAAATATTCGGGTTAATAGCGTAA
- a CDS encoding type II secretion system protein — translation MKKNLKGFTLVEMLIVISIIAILSGAILAGMGSSRSKARNARVTSDVNTLQLIVENAYADGKYPADVAAITGTDGVKAANILKNPNITYCTDGSTYTSYRIAGVLEAGKDTDETMKSSITGGCNDNCGTGTTFCVGE, via the coding sequence ATGAAAAAGAATCTAAAGGGTTTTACTTTGGTAGAAATGCTTATAGTCATTTCTATTATTGCTATTCTTTCGGGCGCTATTTTAGCCGGAATGGGTTCTTCTCGTTCCAAGGCCCGTAACGCTAGAGTCACTTCCGATGTGAATACACTTCAGCTTATTGTAGAAAATGCTTATGCCGATGGGAAATATCCTGCGGATGTTGCCGCAATAACTGGAACTGATGGTGTTAAAGCTGCCAATATTTTAAAAAATCCTAATATTACCTATTGTACTGATGGTTCCACTTATACTTCCTATAGAATTGCTGGGGTTTTGGAAGCCGGCAAGGACACTGACGAAACTATGAAAAGTAGTATCACAGGGGGCTGTAATGATAATTGTGGAACTGGAACTACATTTTGCGTAGGAGAATAA
- a CDS encoding type II secretion system F family protein — MIFYYQARDSQGQIQAGKIDAQSLDSAISTLQGHDLTVLNLEPESQRSFWEDLFGKRNRINGQELSLFMRQFSTLLQAHVPLSESLKSLIAQTSSPAMKDTIYQLNIDIDSGLTLSQAMARNEGVFSEFYIQMVRSAELSGRLEETLGYLADYADHEYKLNARAKSALVYPLFVLGTFVVVGAFITISIAPQMSGIFGEFDAQPPLATRILMNAGHFLANWGIILLVILIGLAWVIKNYLSSAEGERFKGYWLLKVPILGNMYRQIFLARFAETCGTLVRGSIPIVTALEVAGDSTGNFLYKQVGHELAEKVKQGKSISQAIADYPIEFPVMVSQMVAVGERTGRVDDLLLRASKYYQDETERSFASLLDIFQPVLIIILGIFVGLLVWAILMPIYQLANTV; from the coding sequence ATGATTTTCTATTATCAAGCTAGGGATAGTCAAGGGCAAATTCAAGCGGGTAAAATTGACGCTCAGTCTTTAGATTCAGCTATTTCTACCCTTCAGGGACATGATTTAACGGTTTTGAATTTAGAGCCCGAATCGCAAAGAAGTTTTTGGGAAGATCTTTTTGGCAAACGGAATAGAATTAATGGCCAGGAGCTGTCCTTATTCATGAGGCAATTTTCCACTCTGCTTCAAGCGCATGTTCCTTTAAGCGAGTCTCTTAAGTCTCTCATAGCCCAAACCTCTAGCCCGGCCATGAAGGATACCATTTATCAGTTGAATATAGATATAGACTCAGGACTGACTTTATCTCAGGCTATGGCTAGGAACGAAGGAGTTTTTTCCGAATTTTACATTCAGATGGTTAGGTCAGCAGAATTGTCGGGTAGACTGGAAGAAACACTGGGCTATTTGGCGGATTACGCTGACCATGAATACAAACTCAATGCTCGCGCCAAGAGCGCCCTAGTTTATCCTCTCTTTGTTTTAGGCACTTTTGTAGTGGTAGGTGCTTTTATTACCATTTCAATTGCACCGCAAATGTCTGGTATTTTTGGTGAGTTTGATGCTCAACCACCACTAGCGACCAGGATTCTTATGAATGCCGGGCATTTTTTGGCTAATTGGGGGATTATACTATTAGTTATTCTTATCGGTCTGGCTTGGGTTATTAAAAATTATTTATCTTCTGCTGAAGGGGAAAGGTTTAAAGGTTATTGGTTGTTAAAAGTCCCTATCCTAGGCAACATGTACAGGCAAATATTTTTGGCCCGTTTCGCCGAGACTTGCGGAACACTAGTAAGAGGAAGCATTCCTATCGTAACGGCTTTAGAAGTAGCCGGCGATTCTACCGGCAATTTCTTGTATAAGCAAGTGGGTCACGAATTGGCTGAAAAAGTTAAACAAGGCAAAAGTATTAGTCAAGCTATTGCGGATTATCCTATAGAATTTCCTGTCATGGTGTCGCAAATGGTAGCGGTGGGTGAACGCACAGGGCGAGTGGATGATTTGCTATTGAGAGCCTCAAAATACTATCAGGACGAAACAGAAAGGTCATTCGCCTCTCTCTTAGATATTTTTCAACCTGTTTTGATTATTATTCTCGGTATTTTTGTGGGCCTGCTGGTTTGGGCTATTCTTATGCCTATTTATCAATTGGCCAATACGGTGTAA
- a CDS encoding PilT/PilU family type 4a pilus ATPase, producing MEDYQQHLANLLILAGQQGASDIHFSVGRRPSLRVDGNLIEIAKEPVLTPDSVAALISGLLTPEQQDRLIKEREIDFAFNYEDKMRFRVNVYFQRGYLSASLRLIPAEIRNLETLGLPPVLHELTNYSQGFVLVVGPAGHGKTTTVAALIDEINHKRMDHVITIEDPIEYVFVQDRSLVDQREVGSDTLSFHRGLKSILRQDPDVIMIGEMRDTESVSIALTAAETGHLVFSTLHTNSASQTLDRIIDSFPSSQQNQVRSQLAASIVAIVSQRLVPKISGGRVPVCEVMLANSAVKNLIREGKNYQLDLVIDTNAQEGMISMNRSLSDLVKKKIISMENAEIYSLNPGELRMMLN from the coding sequence ATGGAAGATTACCAACAACACTTAGCCAACTTGTTAATATTGGCTGGTCAACAAGGAGCCTCTGATATTCATTTTAGCGTGGGGAGGCGCCCTAGTCTTAGGGTGGATGGTAATTTAATTGAGATTGCTAAAGAACCTGTTTTAACGCCTGATTCTGTGGCGGCTTTGATTAGCGGACTGCTTACTCCAGAACAACAGGACCGCTTGATTAAAGAAAGAGAAATAGATTTTGCTTTTAATTACGAAGATAAGATGCGTTTCAGAGTAAACGTCTATTTTCAAAGAGGCTATTTGTCTGCTTCGTTACGTCTTATCCCGGCAGAAATCAGGAATTTAGAAACGCTAGGCTTACCGCCAGTTTTGCATGAGCTGACCAATTATAGCCAGGGATTCGTTTTGGTTGTTGGGCCAGCCGGACACGGAAAAACTACAACGGTGGCGGCCTTAATAGACGAGATTAATCATAAACGCATGGACCACGTTATTACCATTGAAGACCCTATTGAATATGTCTTCGTCCAAGACAGGTCTTTGGTAGACCAAAGAGAAGTTGGCTCCGATACTTTAAGTTTTCATAGAGGTTTAAAATCTATTTTACGCCAAGACCCTGATGTAATCATGATTGGCGAAATGAGAGATACCGAGTCAGTTTCAATTGCCTTAACAGCTGCAGAAACGGGTCATTTAGTATTTTCTACTTTGCATACTAATTCCGCTAGCCAAACCCTAGACAGAATTATAGACAGTTTTCCTTCGAGCCAACAAAATCAGGTAAGGTCTCAATTAGCTGCTTCTATAGTAGCCATAGTGTCCCAAAGATTAGTGCCCAAAATTAGCGGAGGGCGTGTGCCAGTTTGCGAGGTCATGTTAGCTAATTCGGCGGTAAAGAATCTCATTAGAGAAGGCAAGAATTACCAATTGGATTTAGTCATTGATACTAATGCCCAGGAAGGTATGATTTCCATGAACAGGTCTTTGTCTGATTTGGTTAAAAAGAAAATAATTTCTATGGAAAATGCGGAAATTTATTCTTTGAATCCAGGAGAATTAAGAATGATGCTTAACTAA
- a CDS encoding GspE/PulE family protein codes for MDFNFLKFLVERKIITADKASLLESEINANSKNIEETLLAQKILNEDELATLKGQYFGLPTKTFTPQETIPQDILALIPEDAARNYKVICLGKDKVDLSVGMLHPEDIKAQEAVKYIAKRLHLGIKVYIVSQSDLKRLWTQYQTFAEDLRKILTSLQQDFNQKAFKDKTRSVGQAVNLNAQGAIAEEAPIIKLLSAVFTYAVRTRASDIHIEPLRDKLRIRLRVDGNLTSNIFLPLEIHSAIVSRIKVMSNLKIDETRVPQDGRFHTYIDEKEIDYRVSTFPTALGEKVAIRVLDPTVGLKSIKDLGVEGHNATILAKALAKPYGMILITGPTGSGKSTTLYAMLQELNRDGVNIVSLEDPVEYTIEGVNQSQVLPEIGYTFANGLRSILRQDPDVIMVGEIRDPETADLAIHAALTGHIVLATLHTNNAAGVIPRLLDMGAESFLLPPSISLMISQRLVRHLCPDCTTEVAANEMQTKIIDEALNSLPTEVKNNLSYKKPYKLYASKGCPTCNYKGYLGRIGIFEALDMSPELSQIIYRKGDNQEIEVQAKKQGMVTLRQDGVLKALNGLTTLEEVIKTTDSEN; via the coding sequence ATGGATTTTAATTTTTTAAAATTTTTAGTTGAACGAAAAATAATCACGGCTGATAAAGCCTCTCTTTTAGAGAGCGAAATCAATGCTAATAGCAAAAATATTGAAGAAACGCTTTTAGCGCAAAAAATTCTTAATGAGGATGAGTTAGCAACGCTGAAGGGGCAGTATTTTGGTTTGCCAACCAAGACCTTTACTCCCCAAGAAACTATTCCTCAAGATATTCTTGCCCTAATTCCCGAAGATGCGGCGCGCAATTATAAAGTGATTTGTTTGGGCAAAGATAAAGTAGATTTATCGGTAGGGATGTTGCACCCCGAAGATATAAAAGCGCAAGAAGCTGTAAAATATATAGCCAAAAGGTTGCATTTAGGCATCAAAGTTTATATTGTTTCCCAAAGCGATTTAAAAAGGCTTTGGACCCAATATCAAACATTTGCTGAGGACCTCAGGAAAATCTTAACTAGTCTACAGCAAGATTTTAATCAAAAAGCTTTCAAAGATAAAACGCGATCAGTGGGTCAAGCTGTTAATTTAAATGCCCAAGGTGCCATTGCTGAGGAGGCTCCCATCATTAAATTATTATCGGCTGTCTTTACTTACGCAGTTCGTACGCGCGCTTCCGATATCCACATAGAACCGTTGCGAGACAAATTGCGTATTCGTTTAAGAGTAGATGGGAATCTAACCTCAAATATTTTTTTACCCTTGGAAATTCATTCGGCCATAGTTTCTAGAATTAAGGTAATGTCTAATTTAAAGATAGATGAGACAAGAGTTCCTCAAGATGGTCGCTTTCACACCTATATTGACGAGAAAGAAATCGATTATAGAGTCTCGACTTTTCCGACCGCTTTAGGAGAAAAAGTTGCCATTAGAGTTTTAGACCCCACGGTGGGATTAAAAAGTATTAAAGACTTAGGGGTAGAAGGGCATAATGCTACTATTTTGGCTAAGGCTCTAGCCAAACCATACGGTATGATTTTGATTACTGGGCCTACCGGTTCAGGTAAATCTACCACTCTATATGCTATGCTTCAGGAATTAAACAGAGACGGGGTAAACATAGTGAGCCTAGAAGACCCCGTAGAATATACCATTGAAGGAGTAAACCAATCACAAGTATTGCCAGAAATAGGCTATACTTTTGCTAATGGGCTGCGTTCAATTTTACGTCAGGACCCAGATGTCATTATGGTTGGTGAAATTAGAGACCCCGAGACGGCGGATTTAGCCATTCATGCTGCCCTAACTGGACATATAGTCCTGGCCACCCTGCACACCAACAACGCCGCAGGAGTGATTCCGAGGCTTCTTGACATGGGCGCAGAGTCATTCCTTCTGCCACCCTCTATAAGCTTAATGATTTCGCAGAGATTGGTTCGTCATTTATGCCCGGATTGCACAACGGAAGTTGCAGCTAATGAAATGCAAACTAAAATTATTGACGAAGCTCTTAACTCTCTGCCAACAGAGGTAAAAAACAATCTAAGTTATAAAAAACCTTACAAGCTTTATGCCTCTAAGGGCTGCCCAACCTGCAATTACAAAGGTTATTTGGGGAGAATAGGTATTTTTGAAGCTTTAGATATGTCTCCCGAGCTAAGTCAGATTATTTATAGGAAAGGAGATAATCAAGAAATAGAGGTTCAAGCTAAAAAGCAGGGGATGGTAACACTGCGTCAAGACGGTGTGCTTAAGGCTTTAAATGGACTAACGACCTTAGAGGAAGTTATTAAAACAACTGATTCTGAAAATTAA
- the pilO gene encoding type 4a pilus biogenesis protein PilO, which yields MRENTKQTLAVTVITLCLAVSVFLFLRVISPERDQLQTTMSDIKLAEADKSELEKYKVLADKLASESVQMENQISDIKAVLPSTPQTAEILATLDILAKQNGLVLDKIDFTFSNAERQNSEQTANDLPALVNAQLTLRGNYLGFKTFLQEIEREKRLLNLFSLIINNKTLAATSIVVTNNKPKIVTNNNLATVLEYQVSLTAYYQL from the coding sequence ATGCGCGAGAACACAAAACAAACTTTAGCCGTTACTGTTATCACTTTATGTTTGGCTGTATCGGTTTTTCTATTCTTAAGAGTTATTTCGCCTGAACGAGACCAACTGCAGACAACCATGAGCGATATAAAGCTGGCGGAGGCAGATAAAAGCGAATTAGAAAAATACAAAGTTTTAGCAGATAAACTAGCTAGTGAATCGGTCCAGATGGAAAACCAAATTAGCGATATCAAAGCGGTCTTACCATCTACGCCTCAAACGGCTGAAATTTTAGCTACTTTAGACATACTAGCCAAACAAAATGGTTTAGTATTGGATAAAATAGATTTTACTTTTAGCAATGCCGAACGTCAAAACAGTGAGCAAACCGCCAATGACTTGCCCGCACTTGTTAATGCCCAACTAACATTGAGAGGAAACTATTTAGGCTTCAAGACATTTTTACAAGAAATTGAGAGGGAGAAACGTTTATTAAACCTTTTTAGTCTAATTATTAATAACAAAACGCTGGCCGCGACTAGTATTGTGGTAACTAATAATAAACCCAAAATTGTAACTAATAATAATCTAGCGACAGTTTTGGAATACCAAGTTAGTTTAACTGCTTATTATCAATTATAG
- the pilM gene encoding pilus assembly protein PilM, with the protein MSFFNKILSPNHYVGIDIGTTSIKVAEIVKTDGNLYLRSYGILENYAHLERLNESIQTSSFKLVEEPTAQLISTLLQKTNMQPDYVSMSVPVFESFVSLVNLPKMPDKEIGQALAYQAKQYIPLPLADTMLEWVNVGADDKGLQVLLIAVPKEEVARLVKTAQLAKLNLNTIELESISAARIFSTAIKEPYMIVDLGGRLTSFSVVENSKLKFVENIDLGGGDLTQVISTGMNIDPFRAEELKRTYGIINTDGDGSGVSSLMLPILGNIAAQTIKTKKLYESNHNISIGTVVLTGGSANLPGIVAYFEHEMQCKMIKGNPFEMGVIKYESKLEPVVKDIGSSLSIACGLSMMKLS; encoded by the coding sequence ATGTCATTCTTTAATAAAATTTTATCACCCAATCATTACGTGGGTATTGATATCGGTACCACTAGTATTAAGGTGGCAGAAATTGTGAAAACGGATGGCAATCTCTATTTGCGCTCTTATGGTATTTTAGAAAATTATGCGCATCTAGAAAGATTAAATGAATCAATCCAAACTAGCAGCTTTAAATTGGTGGAAGAGCCGACGGCTCAGCTTATTTCTACTCTCCTTCAGAAAACCAATATGCAACCGGATTACGTGAGCATGTCTGTGCCAGTTTTCGAATCCTTTGTTTCTCTCGTCAACTTGCCTAAAATGCCGGATAAGGAAATTGGTCAGGCTTTGGCTTACCAGGCCAAACAGTACATACCTTTGCCTCTGGCAGATACCATGCTTGAATGGGTGAATGTGGGCGCAGACGATAAAGGATTACAGGTTCTTTTAATTGCTGTGCCTAAAGAGGAAGTTGCTCGCTTGGTAAAAACTGCACAATTAGCAAAATTGAATTTGAATACTATCGAACTGGAGAGCATCAGCGCTGCAAGAATATTTTCCACTGCAATTAAAGAGCCCTATATGATTGTTGATTTAGGGGGACGCTTGACTTCATTTTCTGTGGTAGAAAACAGCAAGCTAAAATTTGTAGAGAATATAGATTTGGGCGGAGGAGACTTAACTCAAGTGATTTCCACGGGAATGAACATAGACCCTTTTAGAGCAGAGGAACTTAAAAGGACTTACGGCATTATAAATACCGATGGTGATGGCAGTGGCGTTTCTAGTCTTATGTTGCCAATTTTGGGCAATATAGCGGCTCAGACTATTAAGACGAAGAAATTATACGAGAGTAATCATAATATTAGTATTGGTACCGTAGTTTTGACCGGCGGGTCAGCTAATTTACCCGGAATCGTTGCTTATTTTGAGCACGAAATGCAGTGCAAAATGATAAAAGGGAATCCTTTCGAAATGGGGGTGATTAAATACGAAAGTAAGCTCGAGCCAGTGGTTAAAGATATTGGTTCTAGCCTTTCCATAGCCTGCGGTCTGTCTATGATGAAACTATCCTAA